Below is a genomic region from Bacteroidales bacterium.
GTAATGGAAGCCTTGGTACGAATGGTTCATTGAGTTTTATTTTTGACCGGAAAGGAATTTTTACTGTACCACAAGGCGATTTGGTTGAAGATGATTTTATTATGGAAGTGATTGATGCCGGTGCTGAAGACGTAGTGCTTGAAGATGGATTTTTCACCATTACAACAGCTATGGAAGATTTTGGTTCGATGATGAAAAAATTAGAAGCGATGAAAATAGAACCTGAAAGCGCCGAACTGCAACGTATTCCTAAAACTACTACTAAACTGGATAAAGAATCAGCACAAAGAGTTTTGAAAATTATTGATAATTTTGAAGACGACGATGATGTTACCAATGTATTCCATAATATGGAACTTACTGATGAATTAATGGAGGATATATAATATATCTTTTATTTTAGAATGCCTTAATAGATATTCCAGAAGTAAAATAATGAAAGGGAGCAGGATTACAGCTCCCTTTCATTATTTGAACGAGCCTTAAAAATGAATGTGTCATTATGATTTTTTATCTTTGTATACTTTTTTATAAACATGATTTCAGTAAATAATCTTTCTGTACATTTTACCGGGACAAATCTATTCGATGATGTTTCTTTTGTTATAGCTGATAAAGACAGGGTTGGATTGGTAGGCAAAAATGGCGCTGGTAAAACCACCCTGATGCGCATTATCGCCGGAATTCAGGAGCCTGAAAGTGGAAATGTAATCATACCTTCAGGAAATACCATAGGTTTTCTTCCACAGGAAATTACTTTTGTCAATTCCGGGAAGACAGTAATTGAAGAAGCAATGACTGCATTTTCGGAAGCATTGAAATTGGAAGAAAAAATAAAAAAAGTTACTTCCGAAATAGCAAGTCGTACCGATTTTGAATCGGAAAGTTATTACAACCTTCTTCATAAACTTACTGATGCTAATGAACGTTTTCAATTACTTGGCGGGCATAATATGCAAGGGGAAACTGAAAAAGTTTTGCTTGGGTTAGGTTTTTTACATAGTGATTTTTCACGGTCAATCTCTGAATTCAGCGGTGGATGGCAAATGCGCGTGGAACTCGCAAAAATTTTATTGCAAAAACCAAATTTTATTTTACTCGATGAACCTACAAATCACCTGGATATTGAATCAATCCAATGGCTTGAAGATTTTCTTATAAATTATTATGGAGCTGTGATGCTGGTTTCACACGACCGTGCATTTCTTGATAACATTACAATCCGAACAATTGAGATTTCACTAGGAAAGACATACGACTATAAAGCTTCTTATTCTGTTTATGAAAAAATGCGTACCGAACGCATTGAACATCAGACGGCAGCCTATAATAACCAGCAAAAGCAAATCGCCGATAATGAAAAATTTATTAACAGATTCAGATACCAGGCTACAAAAGCACGACAGGTGCAGTCGCGAATAAAATTGCTTGATAAAATTGAACGAATTGAAATTGATGAAACCGATAATTCATCCATTTACTTTCGATTTCCACCGGCCCCACATTCAGGAAAAGTAATTATTGAAGCCAATCATCTTACAAAAAATTATGGCAGTCATAATATTTTAAATGATTTAAATTTTCTTATCAATAAAGGTGAACGCCTTGCTTTTGTGGGAAAAAATGGCGAAGGAAAAACAACACTTTCACGAATTATTGTTCAGGAACTTGATTATACTGGAGAAATTAAGCATGGTCATAATGTGAAATTAGGTTACTATGCTCAAAACCAATCCGACCTTTTAAATCCTGATAAAACAGTTTTCGAAACTATCGACGATGCTGCTGTTGGTGAAATACGACCAAAAATAAGATCAATATTAGGTTCATTCTTGTTTGATAAAGATGATATTGAAAAAAAAGTAAAAGTACTTTCAGGTGGTGAAAAGTCAAGACTGGCTTTGGCTAAGCTAATTCTTAGCCCTGTTAATTTTTTAGTTCTTGA
It encodes:
- a CDS encoding YebC/PmpR family DNA-binding transcriptional regulator; this encodes MSGHNKWSTIKRKKGAIDAKRSKAFSKIIKEMTVAVKEGGPDPDSNPRLRLAIANAKGVNMPKENISRAISKAADKDSAALSEVTYEGYAPGGIALFIEATTDNIQRTVANVRSIFNKCNGSLGTNGSLSFIFDRKGIFTVPQGDLVEDDFIMEVIDAGAEDVVLEDGFFTITTAMEDFGSMMKKLEAMKIEPESAELQRIPKTTTKLDKESAQRVLKIIDNFEDDDDVTNVFHNMELTDELMEDI
- a CDS encoding ABC-F family ATP-binding cassette domain-containing protein; the protein is MISVNNLSVHFTGTNLFDDVSFVIADKDRVGLVGKNGAGKTTLMRIIAGIQEPESGNVIIPSGNTIGFLPQEITFVNSGKTVIEEAMTAFSEALKLEEKIKKVTSEIASRTDFESESYYNLLHKLTDANERFQLLGGHNMQGETEKVLLGLGFLHSDFSRSISEFSGGWQMRVELAKILLQKPNFILLDEPTNHLDIESIQWLEDFLINYYGAVMLVSHDRAFLDNITIRTIEISLGKTYDYKASYSVYEKMRTERIEHQTAAYNNQQKQIADNEKFINRFRYQATKARQVQSRIKLLDKIERIEIDETDNSSIYFRFPPAPHSGKVIIEANHLTKNYGSHNILNDLNFLINKGERLAFVGKNGEGKTTLSRIIVQELDYTGEIKHGHNVKLGYYAQNQSDLLNPDKTVFETIDDAAVGEIRPKIRSILGSFLFDKDDIEKKVKVLSGGEKSRLALAKLILSPVNFLVLDEPTNHLDMRSKDILKQALLKFDGTLLIVSHDRYFLHGLTNRIFEFKNHTIREYLGDIYDFLKSRKIESLQQLEVNKKTTTQKDKKENTVTNKSNYEKRKVIEKELRKIKTLIEKSEEKISQLEQLVKETDEKLINPETYKEVLSDKTFYASYEKNKKLLEEEMKQWEELHVQYEEKESEYNRELL